Proteins encoded together in one Lathyrus oleraceus cultivar Zhongwan6 chromosome 5, CAAS_Psat_ZW6_1.0, whole genome shotgun sequence window:
- the LOC127078599 gene encoding uncharacterized protein LOC127078599, with product MDYMLIKLEFSDKGMSWMKACVFARNLAVLMNGSPAQEIGIQMGLKQEYPLVHFIFILVVEGLSGLVVRTKELDLYSGFKVGTSGLVMSHLQYADDSFLVVDSSIENMWCIKVILRDF from the coding sequence ATGGATTATATGCTAATCAAATTAGAGTTTAGTGATAAGGGGATGTCTTGGATGAAAGCTTGTGTCTTTGCCAGGAACCTTGCTGTTCTAATGAATGGGTCTCCTGCCCAGGAGATTGGCATTCAGATGGGTCTGAAACAAGAGTATCCCCTagttcattttatttttattctgGTTGTTGAGGGTCTTAGTGGTTTGGTAGTGAGGACAAAGGAGTTGGATCTGTACTCTGGATTTAAAGTTGGTACTTCTGGGTTGGTAATGTCTCACCTTCAGTATGCTGATGATTCTTTTTTGGTGGTTGATTCATCTATAGAGAATATGTGGTGTATTAAGGTTATTCTTAGAGATTTTTAG